One Euphorbia lathyris chromosome 1, ddEupLath1.1, whole genome shotgun sequence DNA segment encodes these proteins:
- the LOC136210691 gene encoding histone H4-like isoform X1 → MSGRGKGGKGLGKGGAKRHRKVLRDNIQGITKPAIRRLARRGGVKRISGLIYKETRGVLKIFLENVIRDAVAYTKHARRKTVTAMDVVYALKRQGRTLYGFGG, encoded by the coding sequence ATGTCAGGAAGAGGAAAGGGAGGGAAAGGGTTGGGAAAGGGAGGAGCTAAGAGGCACAGGAAAGTGTTGAGGGATAATATTCAAGGTATCACCAAGCCTGCTATTCGTAGGCTTGCTCGAAGAGGAGGCGTGAAGCGTATTAGCGGTCTCATTTATAAAGAGACAAGAGGTGTTCTCAAGATCTTCCTTGAGAATGTGATCCGTGATGCTGTTGCTTACACTAAACATGCTCGAAGAAAGACTGTTACAGCTATGGATGTTGTTTATGCTCTCAAGAGGCAGGGTCGTACTCTCTACGGCTTCGGCGGTTGA
- the LOC136210691 gene encoding histone H4-like isoform X2 produces the protein MSGRGKGGKGLGKGGPAIRRLARRGGVKRISGLIYKETRGVLKIFLENVIRDAVAYTKHARRKTVTAMDVVYALKRQGRTLYGFGG, from the exons ATGTCAGGAAGAGGAAAGGGAGGGAAAGGGTTGGGAAAGGGAGGA CCTGCTATTCGTAGGCTTGCTCGAAGAGGAGGCGTGAAGCGTATTAGCGGTCTCATTTATAAAGAGACAAGAGGTGTTCTCAAGATCTTCCTTGAGAATGTGATCCGTGATGCTGTTGCTTACACTAAACATGCTCGAAGAAAGACTGTTACAGCTATGGATGTTGTTTATGCTCTCAAGAGGCAGGGTCGTACTCTCTACGGCTTCGGCGGTTGA